AGTATTTATTACCGTCAGCGGCAGGCGATTAACCAGCTGACGGATATTTTGAACAGCCTGGAAGAAAGCAGCAGCAATAACTGGCGCGAACGCATGGTTAACCGGTTGGAACTGCCATCGTATTTCCGGTTGGTGGGTATTGAGGAAGCGCGCCAGACTCTTTGGGAAGCGATTTCGCCGCAAAGCGGTGATTTTATCATTTCAATTGATGGGTTAGGCGGCATGGGCAAAACCGCCCTGGCCGACCAGTTGGCCCGTGACGCGATTGAATCTATGCAGTTTGACGAAATTGCCTGGGTCACGGCTAAACAGACGCATCTTTCGACGTTGGGGCGGTTGAAGGTGGAAACGGGACGGCCGTCGCTGACCTTCCCCTTGTTGATTGATAAACTGGCCGACCAGTTTGACATCCCCATGAACTCCTTTAATTCCCAACTCCAGCGCCAAAAAATAACCAAACAATACCTGCGCGAACGCATGTGCCTGGTGGTGGTGGACAACCTGGAGACCGTCGCCGATTATCGCAACCTGCTGCCATCCTTGCACAAGTGGCAAAATCCGAGCAAGTTTTTACTGACCTCCCGCTTTCGTCTTTTAGACGAAACAGGCGTCTTCTCGCTTTCACTGAAAGAATTATCAGCGGCGGCCGCATATGAATTGATCCGGTTAGAGGCCCGGCGCACCGGGTTTGCCCATCTGGCGCAAGCCGACGAAGAAGATCTGAAGCCAATTTACGAGGCGGTTGGTGGCAATCCATTGGCCCTGAAGCTGATCGTGGGGCAGCTAAAATTCCGCTCTTTACCTCGTGTCCTGGACCGATTTACGCAGGGTAGTGGCGAGTACAGCCGCGATGAATTGTTTGAATACATTTACCGCGAAATCTGGGAAACCTTGCAGGATGACAGCAAGATGACACTGCTGACACTAACCCAGGCGGGCAGCACCGGTTTTCCATTTGAGCATCTGGTGGAGGTTTCCGGTCTGGTGGAGAACGTGGTGGATAGCTGTCTAGAAAAGCTCATTTTGTTGTCACTGGTAGACATCGCCGGCAACCTTGTTGAGCGACGTTACCGTCTGCACCGCCTGACAGAAGTTTTTTTGCTAAAAATGTTTGATCAAGTATGACAGGCACAATTACGGAACAACAAAAATGGGCAAAGGTGCTGCGCCAGCAAAAGCTGGCCAATGCCGAACGCTGGCTAAAAGTGATCAGCGGAAAAACCGACCTGAGCACCTTTGTCCAGAACGATTATGATAACTTATTACGCGCGATAGAAACGTCGTTGGAACAGCCAGATTCCTTTGACCTGGCTTATCAACTGATTCGGGCATTGGATTCCTTTGCCCTGGGATATGCCGATTGGGACAGATGGCTGCACTATCTTGAACTGGCGCGGATGACCAGCGGTGTATTGCAGCGACCAGAAGAACAGGCGAATCTTCTGACGATGATCGCCGCTATTTTTATGAACCAGGGGGATTTGGACAAAGCTGGCCGTTACTTTCGTGAAGCGGCAGATACGTTTAAGCAGGTTGGCAATAAGCAAAATTATGGCATGGTGTTAGGTAAGTTATCAAACGTCTACGTTTTGCAAGACAATCTGGTGATGGGCGAAAGCCTGTGCCAGGAAGCGTTGAAAATTGCTTGCGCCGCGCAAGATGACATGGCGATTGGGTTGGCGCACCTGGATTTGGGGCAAATCTATCTCAAAGCGCAAAATTGGCAGGAGGGATTGGCAGCGACGCAGCAAGCCTATGCCATATTTTTGGCGTTAGGTAACAAGCGTTCTGTGATTTTGGCGATGCTGAATCTGGTGAATTTTCAGGTTCAGTTGGGGCGCTGGGTAGAGGCAGAGGTGGCTGCCAGTGATCTGCTGGCGCTGTTGGATGATTCGGCGGATATTCAGGTGATCATTCAAGTGAAGAATAATTTTGGCATGATGGCTTTTAATCAGGGAAACCATCCGAAGGCGGAACAGCTTTGGCAAGAAGCGCTGCAGCTCAATTCGCAGGTGCAAAACCCGACGGAGATGGCCAGTTTGTATAATAATTTGGGGATGGTATATACCAAATTGAGGGAATGGGATACGGCCGTTGCCATGCTTCTAGAGTCGGCCAGACTCTATCAGGAGTTGGGCGACCACTTTTTGTGGGCCAATGCCCAGGACAACCTGGCGGAACTGTATGAATTAAAAGGGGAAACGGCCGTGTCCCGCCAGATTTTAACCGCCGCCATTGCTAATTTGCGGGCCATCTCCCCCCAAAGCCCCCACCACCAGGAACTGCTGGACGTTATGACTTCTCGTCTGCATTCGCCAGACAACCCAGCTTGATCTTTGCTCCGCCAATTTCGGCTCTTTAGATACTGGTCACGATTTAGTGACACGGAGCTGTACCGAGAAGTCACAAAGTAACGCCGAGTTTTTCTAGCAGTTCCTCCGTGATCCTCCGTGCAGCCTCCGTGATTCTCTTTGTTACTGGTTTTCGACCCTTTTGACACTCCTTCAATTGCAGTTTTTTAAAGGTGATTTGCAGTTGTTTTGTAGCTGTTTTGTAGCTGAATTGCAGTCACATCTGGCACTTCTATGTTATCCTCAAGGATATAATGTGCGGACAACTGTTCCTTCCCGGCAGCGCAGCGGAACGGTTGCCACCCCAAAACAACTCAAGTTCCCGATGAAAGGGTATGCCTTCCTATGAGAACCACAGACCCTGGCAACGGTTCTGTTTTTTCTGAAGCAACAAAACCGATCAATAAATCATATACACCATCACCGACTCCCCAGAGCCAAAAGATGGAACAGCTAGGCTACCAGGCCAGCAGCATCGCCCATGACTTCAACAACCTGCTTACCAGCATTATGGGGCACGCTTCGTTGGCTCTCATTAAACTTGCGCCAGAAGACGAAGCGCGCAAACATATCGAACAGGCCGTTAAAACGGCCGAATACGCCGCCATTCTAACCACCCAACTGCTCTCCTACTCGCATTACGAATACCCCGAAAAAGAACTCGTTGACTTGAATAAATTGGTCAACGAAACCATCAGCCTGCTGGGTTCAGTCTTGTTCCACAATATCAACATTAGCCTCAGGCTTGCTCCCCACTTACCCTCTATCGAAGCCAACCCGGCGCAGATTCAACAAGTCATCATGAACCTGGCCATCAACGCTACCGAAGCCATTTATGAACCCGAAGGCATCATCTGGATCGAGACAGGACAGGCAGCGATCCACAAAGCGCGCTCTTCAACCAGCGCCAATGGCGCCGGTCTCGCGCCAGGTGAGTACGTCTATCTCCAGATCGCCGATACCGGGAAAGGGATGAGCGAGGCGACGCTGGCCCAGATTTTTGAGCCATTTTATTCCACCAAAGCCCAGGGGCGAGGGCTTGGCCTTCCAGCCATTCAGGACATTGTCAAACAGCATAATGGGGGCATAGAGGTCGCGTCGCAAGTTGGTCAGGGTACAATGTTTACCATTTACCTGCCGGCGCGTCCCGCCAATACCCTGCATACGCCCATTCACTAGTGGAGGTAATCCGTAGTCCGTAGTCCGAGTCCGTAATGTCGTTTCACGACCACTTTGTGACTTGTATTCCGCAAAGCAACCACTACATTGAAACTGCCAACTTATGTCATGTATCATGATTGTGGAAAACGAGACGTTTGTCCTGGAGGCTCTGGAAGACATCCTGAGTGCTGTAGGGTTTGTGCCGCTTAGTACCAAATCGGGGCATGAAGCTGTGCGAATCTTTCAAAAACACCAACGAGAAATTGACCTGGTGATTCTGGACCTGCATTTGCCGGATATGAGTGGTATTGAGGTGCTGTCTGCGCTGCGTCGCATTGACCCCGATGCCAGGATAATCATTTCTTCAGGCTACAGCGAACGGGAGATTTTGGAGCAGTTGAGGAAACAGCAGGCAACGATTTTGCGGAAACCATACAACGCGCAATTATTGTTAGATTGTGTGCATCGGGAATTGGGCTATCAAGAGGGTAGAGGGTAGAGGCGTGATGCCCGCTAAACACTAAACAACAAACACTGGACACTGGACACTGGACACTGAACACTCTGGCCTAATCTATCATGGCAGCGATCTGCTGCACGGCCGTTTCCCCGACGCTATCTTCTCCCGCTAATCGCAGCCAGAGCAAAAACTCCACGTTGCCATCGGCCCCGGTCACCGGCGAGCGCATCAGACCAGCAGGCACAAAACCATGCTGCCGGCTCCAGGTTAACACTTCCTGCAAGACCTGTACATGAACGGCCGTATCCTTCACGATTCCCCCCTTGCCCACCAGGTCTGGCCCCGCTTCAAACTGCGGCTTCACCAGGGCAACTACCTCGCCATCGGCCGCCAACCATTTTTGCACGGCCGGCAAAATCAGACGCAAGGAGATGAACGACACGTCTATACACACAAAACCCACCGACTGTGGCAGGCTTTCCAGATAGCGGGCATTGGTCCGTTCCATCACCACCACCCGCTCGTCATGGCGCAGTTTCCAATCCAGTTGGCCGTAGCCCACATCAATGGCATACACCCGTGCCGCGCCATTTTGCAGCAGCACATCGGTGAATCCACCGGTACAGGCCCCCACGTCGGCGCAAACACGGCCGTTTACCAGCAAACCAAACTGCGCCAGCGCCCCGGCCAACTTAAAACCCCCACGCCCAACATAGGGCATGGGGGCCTTTAATTCAATCGTCGCCAGCAGGGAAACGGCCGTGCCCGCCTTATCCACCCGCTGCCCATCCACCAACACTTCTCCGGCCAGAATAAGCGCCTGCCCTTTCGCCCGCGTCTCCGCCAGCCCGCGGCTGACCAGCAGTTTATCCAGACGATCCTTTTCTTGTGCCATTCTATGCCGGCGTTCCTGACCAGACCTGACGGGTTCTGCCAAATTCGTCAGGTCTGGATAAGACTAAGGCAGTGACAACAACGACACAGTTGTCATCACCGACGCCGTGGTTGTCACCGTGGCGGTCAGCGTCGGTGTCGGCGTCCAGGTTGGTGTCCAGGTTGGCGTAAAGGTTGGCGTAAAGGTCGGGGTTGTGGTGGGCGTGCCGGTTGACGTCATGATGGGCGATGGCGTGGCTGTCGGCGTGCTCGTCCCGATCAGACCAACGATGCGCACAAAAACCAACGCATTGCCCGCGCCTTCAAAATACTCCACGCGGATGGTACGCCGCCCGGAAAGCACCACCTCGCGGCGGAACGTTTCGGTTCCATCGTTAGGTCCCCATCGGTCAATCAGCGCGTTGTTGTTCTCGAAGACGCGCACACCATCGTCGGCGCGGGCCTGGAATTCATAAGCCTGGTTGGCGAACTCTACTTCGCGCACCCAACGAATGGAGAAATTGTCGGCCGGCAGGCCATTGGGCGAGTTTGCGCCCCAATCAAAAGCGATGCTGCCATCCTGGCGAATAAATGCGGGCGGCCCGGTCAAATCGCGGTTGGCGTAATATTCGCCGATCCACGCCCCCTCCGTGGCCAACTGCCAGGAGAAACCAACATGGGCGTTGCCTACATCCTCGAAGTATTCAACCCGCAGGCGATGCTGGCCGGCGCCCACACCGCGCACCGCATAAAACACACGATTCGCCGCGCTGCGCCATTCGTCAATGATCAGCACATCGTTCAAATAGACGCGCACCCCGTCATCACTAAACGCATAAAAGAGGTAGTTGGCGTTTGCCAGGTCCACCGTCCGTTCCCAACGCACCGAAAAACGGTCGTTGGGCAGGCTGGGGTCCGGCGAGCCAGCGCCCCAATTGAAGTTCAGGTTGGGGTCGTTGCGCACCAAGACAGGCGCGCCGGAGAGGGTGGCGTTGTTGAAATAGGAGCCGCGCCAATTGTTGGGGAAAGGGGTGGCCGACGCGGCAAAGGAGGTGGCTGTGGCCGCCACCTGGGTGGCTGTGGCCGCTTCTTGGGTAGCAGAAAATGCGGCTGTGGCGGAGACGGCAACGGCCGTTTGTGTGGAGCGGGGAATGGCCGGGGTGATGGTGGGGAATGAGCCGCCAGAACTGCCGCTGCCGCCGCCGGGAACTAACCCGCCGCTGGCAGCCAGACGGGTGGCAATTTCCGGGGGCACGGCCGTATTGACAAAAGTGGGGGTGATGTAAGGCGTATTGGAGGCGCGGGGCGTCCAGGTGGCCGTGACATTAGCCGCCGGTAAAGGGGTGTAACTGGCAGTCAGGCTGGGCACAACAGCTACAGAAGCAGGGGTGGGCACGGTAACGGCTGTGCCATTACACGCTGTCAACACAATCAACAACAAGATCAATCCGCAATAAGGCAGCCAACTGGCCGCCCACTTCGTCGGTTCAAGCGATGGCATCTTATACATGGCCTATCACTCCTCACAACAATACAAAACAGGCTTACGTTATGTTTACGTGTTGTAGTTTACCATAAAACGCGGCGTTATACATCATTCTGCCGCCGATTCAACCAATCTTCCAGGGCGTCAGCGAGCGTCTGGCGCAAATGAATCTGCGGCTGCCAACCGACAGCCCGTTGAATTTTGGCATAGCTGCCATACAGGCAAGGGGTGTCCGACGGCCGCATCCGCTGTGGATCATAGACCACTTCCACACTGACGTCGGCGGCGGCAATGAGAGTGTTAAGCAGGTAATGGATGGAAACCGGCTGACCGGAGCAGATGAGATAGCTTTCGCCAGGCTGGCCGCGTTCAGCCAGGGCGACGTAGGCGCGGGCCACGTCGCGCACATCGGTGAAATCGCGCTGGGCATCCAGGTTGCCGACAGACAGCCGGGGCGGTTGTTGGCCGAGTTTGATGGCCGCCAACTGGCTGGCAAAATCGGAGACGACGAAGCCCAACGCCTGGCGCGGACCGATGTGGTTAAACGGCCGTGCCTCGACCACCGGTAACTGATAACGCTGCCAGTAGACGGCCGTCAACAAACCGGCCGCCCACTTGCTGACGCCATAAGGATGGCGCGGCTGGGGCACAGAGGCTTCGGTGAGGGGCAGATCGGCCGGGCCGACGTAGCCGTAAATTTCGGCGCTGGTGACGATGACTACTTTGGGGCGACCCACGGCCACGGCTGCGTCTAGCAAATTGGCTGTGCCACCGGCGTTGATGGCCAGGGTCAGGGCCGGATTGTCCCAAGAGCGGGCGGGGTATGCCTGCCCGGCCAGGTGGAATATCACGTCTGGTCGGGCGGCAGCAACGGCCGTTTGCAGCGATTGCGGGTCCAACAAATCTCCCGCAATGCCGGAAAGAGC
This genomic stretch from Candidatus Leptovillus gracilis harbors:
- a CDS encoding response regulator, which codes for MIVENETFVLEALEDILSAVGFVPLSTKSGHEAVRIFQKHQREIDLVILDLHLPDMSGIEVLSALRRIDPDARIIISSGYSEREILEQLRKQQATILRKPYNAQLLLDCVHRELGYQEGRG
- a CDS encoding tetratricopeptide repeat protein, producing MTGTITEQQKWAKVLRQQKLANAERWLKVISGKTDLSTFVQNDYDNLLRAIETSLEQPDSFDLAYQLIRALDSFALGYADWDRWLHYLELARMTSGVLQRPEEQANLLTMIAAIFMNQGDLDKAGRYFREAADTFKQVGNKQNYGMVLGKLSNVYVLQDNLVMGESLCQEALKIACAAQDDMAIGLAHLDLGQIYLKAQNWQEGLAATQQAYAIFLALGNKRSVILAMLNLVNFQVQLGRWVEAEVAASDLLALLDDSADIQVIIQVKNNFGMMAFNQGNHPKAEQLWQEALQLNSQVQNPTEMASLYNNLGMVYTKLREWDTAVAMLLESARLYQELGDHFLWANAQDNLAELYELKGETAVSRQILTAAIANLRAISPQSPHHQELLDVMTSRLHSPDNPA
- a CDS encoding TlyA family RNA methyltransferase; this encodes MAQEKDRLDKLLVSRGLAETRAKGQALILAGEVLVDGQRVDKAGTAVSLLATIELKAPMPYVGRGGFKLAGALAQFGLLVNGRVCADVGACTGGFTDVLLQNGAARVYAIDVGYGQLDWKLRHDERVVVMERTNARYLESLPQSVGFVCIDVSFISLRLILPAVQKWLAADGEVVALVKPQFEAGPDLVGKGGIVKDTAVHVQVLQEVLTWSRQHGFVPAGLMRSPVTGADGNVEFLLWLRLAGEDSVGETAVQQIAAMID
- a CDS encoding GDP-mannose 4,6-dehydratase: MQIFVTGATGFAGSHLVDHLLAQGHSVAALLHPATSHQQLPQHPALSGIAGDLLDPQSLQTAVAAARPDVIFHLAGQAYPARSWDNPALTLAINAGGTANLLDAAVAVGRPKVVIVTSAEIYGYVGPADLPLTEASVPQPRHPYGVSKWAAGLLTAVYWQRYQLPVVEARPFNHIGPRQALGFVVSDFASQLAAIKLGQQPPRLSVGNLDAQRDFTDVRDVARAYVALAERGQPGESYLICSGQPVSIHYLLNTLIAAADVSVEVVYDPQRMRPSDTPCLYGSYAKIQRAVGWQPQIHLRQTLADALEDWLNRRQNDV